TATGCTGATGCGCCAGGTCTAACGAAACCTGCGCATAGTCACGCCAGGTGGCCACGCCGGTATTGCACAGGTGCAGAATGCCGGAGACCTGGGCCTGCTCCACCAGCAGCCGGTCCAGCCAGCGGGCAATGTCCTGGGTGCTGCTCGGCACGCTCCATTTATCCTCAATGAATCCCAGCGGCTGCCCTTCGCGAGCCCGCTGGAGAGCTGTCTCCGGCACACCGCCGCCCTGCGGACCAAAGAGCCAGGACACCCGTGCCACCAGCGCATCCGCATTGGCCGCCAGCACCGCTTTCTCCCCTTCCCGCTTGGAATGGCCATACGCATTCACCGGGAGCGCCGGGGCGGATTCATCCAGAAAAGCACAGCCGTTGCCGGCAAAGACATAGTCCGTGCTGATGTGGATGAAGCGCAGCCAGCGGTTGCCACAAACCCGGGCGACGATGGCGGCGGATTCCGCATTCACCCGCAGCGCCAGGGCAGGGTCATCTTCGCAAACATCCGGACTGGTCACCGCAGCGGCATTGATGGCCAGGTCAAAATCCAGGTCCATCATGCCCGCCTCCACCGTCTCCGGCCGGTTCAAATCCAGCTGCCCACGCCCTGGCGAAACGATCTCATAGCGCCCGGCGAAGTAAGCGGCCAGCGTGCCGCCCAAGCGGCCGGTGGCACCGAGAATGAGCAATCGAGGTCTTTCTGGCATAACAAGAACATCACTGATGCTGCCGCTGCCTCTTGCAAATAGAATTCAGCCCTTCATGTTGCAGCGGATTCACAATGAGCACCGTACAGCCCAGCATCGCCATCATCGGCGCCGGACTTTCCGGGCTGGCCTGTGCTCGGACCCTGACACGGGCAGGGCTCAAATTCACCCTCTATGAAGCTGCCGATGCCGTGGGCGGACGAGTCAGGTCAGACATCGTGGACGGTTTCACCCTGGACCGTGGATTTCAAGTTTTGCTCCCTTCCTATCCGGAAGCCCGCCGCGTGCTGGATTATGACAACCTGAAGCTGCGGCCCTTTTACCGGGGAGCGGACATGTTTTACAAGGGCCGCTTCCACCGCATTGTAGATCCCTTCACTCATCCCACAGAAGGCCTGAAACATGGGCTGGACCCCTTCGTCTCCTGGATGGACAAGTGGCGCACCCTGGTCCTGCGCAAGGAGGTGCTCACCACGCGCAAGATCGAGCGCCGCATCCCGGAGATGGAGACGGAGGACTACCTGCGCGACTTCGGCTTCAGCGAGGAGTTCATTGACCGGTTTTTCCGCACCTTTTTCGGCGGCGTCTTTCTGGAAAAAGACCTGCGCACCTCCGCGCGAATGTTTCTTTTCCTTTATTCCATGTTCAGCACCGGCGGTGCCGCCGTCCCTGCCCACGGCATGCAGGCCATCCCGGATCAGCTGGCCATCTCCCTGCCTCCTGGCAGTTTGCAGTTAAACACCGCCATCACCTCCTTGCGCGCCGGAGAGATCACCCTGGCCAGTGGCGAGACCATCCGCCCGGACCACATCATCATGGCGGTGAGTGAGGAAGTGGCTGCACAATTGCTGCCGGACCTGTTTGAGGAAAAACTGCTGCCAGCGCGCAGCGCCACCTGCCTCTATTTCACCACCAGCCAGCCCGTGCCGGATACTCCCATCATCCACTTGGACGGGGATGGTCGCGGCCCGGTCAACAGCGCCTGCGTGCTCTCCAAGATCGCTCCGCACTACGCTCCCGCAGGCCAGCACCTCATCTCCGCCAGCATCATCGGCGCGCCCTCCAGCGAGGAGCTCGAAGACGTCGTCCGGGACCAGATGGCCGCCTGGTTTGGCCAGAGCGCCTACCAGTGGAACCTGCTGCGCAGCTACAAAATCCGCCACGCCCTGCCGGAAAGCCGCCAGCTCCGCCTCGGTGAAGGCCCCCTTTCCACCGTCCTGGCCCCCGGCCTCTACCGCTGCGGTGACTGGTGTGAAGATGCCTCCATCAACGGCGCCCTCATCAGCGGCCGCCGCGCAGCGGAAGCGGTCATCGGGGCGGTGGGGTGAGATTCGCAAATCACAGTCAAATCTCCACAAAATACCGACAACGGAACCCCGCCCCGGCACGCAGCCTGCTAAGGGCGTATTTGACAACCATTCTCAGCGGTCTAGTCTCCGCGCCCATTTTTCACCCCCAAAACCCCTGACCCTCAATGAGCACCCCCGCGCCTGGAAAACCCGTCTATAACGTCAAGAACCCCTTCATCGCCAAGGTGAAGAAGGCCTATGACCTTTCTGGCCCGGGCGCACCGAAGAACACCCGCCATTATGAGCTGGACCTGGCAGGCAGCGGCCTGGAATACACGCCTGGGGATTCCCTGGCCGTGCAGCCACAGAATGATCCTGCCCTGGTCAATGACATGCTGGAAGTGCTCGGTTTCACCGGTGAGGAGATCGTCACCCACCCGAAAAAGGCCGACGCCCAGGTGCCCATCCGTCAGGCCCTCATCGAAGGCAGCCTCATCACCGAGGTGGATAACAAGCTGATCAAGGCCATCATCGAGAAAACCAACGGCCAGACCCTGCTGGCAGACATG
The Prosthecobacter sp. SYSU 5D2 DNA segment above includes these coding regions:
- a CDS encoding NAD(P)/FAD-dependent oxidoreductase, producing the protein MSTVQPSIAIIGAGLSGLACARTLTRAGLKFTLYEAADAVGGRVRSDIVDGFTLDRGFQVLLPSYPEARRVLDYDNLKLRPFYRGADMFYKGRFHRIVDPFTHPTEGLKHGLDPFVSWMDKWRTLVLRKEVLTTRKIERRIPEMETEDYLRDFGFSEEFIDRFFRTFFGGVFLEKDLRTSARMFLFLYSMFSTGGAAVPAHGMQAIPDQLAISLPPGSLQLNTAITSLRAGEITLASGETIRPDHIIMAVSEEVAAQLLPDLFEEKLLPARSATCLYFTTSQPVPDTPIIHLDGDGRGPVNSACVLSKIAPHYAPAGQHLISASIIGAPSSEELEDVVRDQMAAWFGQSAYQWNLLRSYKIRHALPESRQLRLGEGPLSTVLAPGLYRCGDWCEDASINGALISGRRAAEAVIGAVG
- a CDS encoding NAD(P)-dependent oxidoreductase, with translation MPERPRLLILGATGRLGGTLAAYFAGRYEIVSPGRGQLDLNRPETVEAGMMDLDFDLAINAAAVTSPDVCEDDPALALRVNAESAAIVARVCGNRWLRFIHISTDYVFAGNGCAFLDESAPALPVNAYGHSKREGEKAVLAANADALVARVSWLFGPQGGGVPETALQRAREGQPLGFIEDKWSVPSSTQDIARWLDRLLVEQAQVSGILHLCNTGVATWRDYAQVSLDLAHQHRLLDRPFATHGLRLRDFPNFKAKRPPFTVMNNARLAFILGETPRSWQSALEDHIVSLNAPTA